AACACAAGTAAAAAACAATAGCGATGCTGTTTTGTTTAAAGACAAAGGTGAAAAGTGGAATAATGCACAAATAATTGATCATTTGGCAATTAGCTTTGGCATAACTGCCATTGGATTTGCTAGTCCGAAGTTTTTATTAAAAGCTATTGGTGGACAACTAGGTAGAAATAAACGAAATTACGATGAAGTTGTTTTTCAATATCAATTAAAACTTAATGAAGGAGCAAAAGCACCTTTGCCTTATTTGCCTAAAATTAGTCTGATTAAAAATAAAACTGTTCTAGACAATTT
Above is a genomic segment from Chitinophagales bacterium containing:
- a CDS encoding DinB family protein, coding for MLSQDKNNILIALNDVLDKLETQVKNNSDAVLFKDKGEKWNNAQIIDHLAISFGITAIGFASPKFLLKAIGGQLGRNKRNYDEVVFQYQLKLNEGAKAPLPYLPKISLIKNKTVLDNFWNANKTALLKSIDTWNDKDLDVFVLPHPILGKTTLREMLYFTIYHCKHHLQQMDK